In one Roseburia intestinalis L1-82 genomic region, the following are encoded:
- a CDS encoding glycosyltransferase family 2 protein yields MKLLTFAIPCYNSQDYMENCIKSLLPGGDDVEILIIDDGSKDSTGDIADAYEKKYPGIIRAIHQVNGGHGEAVNAGIRNATGLYFKVVDSDDWVDEEAYKKILDKLRELTGGNQTLDMFIANYVYEKEGAHHKKVMHYTNLPQNQIFTWNDVSRFRKGQYILMHSVIYRTKLLRECGLELPKHTFYVDNIYVYKPLPSVKTLYYMDVDFYRYFIGREDQSVNEKVMISRIDQQINVNKIMVDEFDLWKIPNRKLRHYMFNYLEIITVISTIMLIRSGTEENLLKKRELWKYIKDHDIRLFHHLRAGIMGNAMNLPGKGGRKISVAAYRLSQKVVGFN; encoded by the coding sequence ATGAAATTACTGACATTTGCGATCCCGTGTTACAATTCACAGGATTACATGGAAAACTGTATCAAATCCCTGCTGCCGGGTGGCGATGATGTTGAGATCCTGATCATTGATGATGGGTCAAAAGATAGCACCGGTGACATAGCAGATGCCTATGAGAAGAAATATCCGGGAATCATCCGTGCAATCCATCAGGTAAATGGAGGACACGGAGAGGCTGTCAATGCTGGAATCCGCAATGCGACAGGACTTTATTTTAAAGTGGTAGACAGCGATGACTGGGTAGATGAGGAGGCTTATAAGAAGATTTTAGATAAACTTCGTGAGCTGACCGGCGGCAATCAGACCCTGGATATGTTTATTGCCAATTATGTATATGAAAAAGAAGGTGCGCATCATAAAAAAGTGATGCACTACACGAACCTGCCCCAAAATCAGATTTTTACCTGGAATGATGTGTCACGTTTCAGAAAGGGTCAGTACATTTTGATGCATTCTGTGATTTATCGTACAAAACTGCTGCGTGAATGTGGATTAGAGCTGCCGAAACATACATTTTATGTGGATAATATTTATGTGTACAAACCATTACCAAGTGTAAAAACACTGTATTATATGGATGTAGATTTTTACCGTTACTTTATTGGCAGGGAAGATCAGTCGGTCAATGAGAAAGTGATGATCAGCCGTATCGACCAGCAGATCAATGTAAATAAGATTATGGTAGATGAATTTGATCTCTGGAAGATTCCAAACCGAAAACTGCGTCATTACATGTTTAATTATCTGGAAATCATCACGGTCATTTCCACGATTATGTTGATCCGCTCCGGCACTGAGGAAAATCTTCTGAAAAAACGTGAACTATGGAAATATATTAAGGATCACGACATCCGTTTATTCCATCATCTGCGCGCCGGAATTATGGGAAATGCAATGAATCTGCCGGGCAAGGGAGGCAGAAAGATTTCGGTTGCGGCATATCGACTGTCACAGAAAGTGGTCGGATTTAATTAA
- the glf gene encoding UDP-galactopyranose mutase, which produces MYDCIVIGAGIAGAVSARKLAEEAGKKVLVLERRSHIGGNCYDEPDEHGILIHNYGPHIFHTGIEEVYQYLSRFTDWYAFGHEVVAKVGDRLIPVPFNLNTLHMVYEKEKADALEQKLIAAYGEGSRVPIMKLRENEDPDIREIAQFVYENVFLKYTMKQWGQKPEDISPEVTGRVPVLVSYDNRYFQDKYQGVPKEGFTPMFERMLDHENITVETGVDCKERLRFEENQIYFDGTPFDGEVIYTGALDELFDCQFGRLPYRSLRFDFEHYEKESYQGHSVVNYTVSEDFTRITEFKYLTGQKNTDGTTIVKEYPFAYTGAEGEIPYYAILEPKNQELYEKYHALAGGLPHFYLLGRLAEYKYYNIDAMTKKAMELADAIMAENTKR; this is translated from the coding sequence ATGTACGATTGTATCGTGATCGGCGCAGGAATTGCGGGTGCTGTCAGTGCGAGAAAGCTTGCAGAGGAAGCAGGAAAGAAAGTACTGGTTTTAGAGAGACGCAGTCATATCGGAGGTAACTGCTATGATGAGCCGGATGAACATGGAATATTAATACATAATTATGGACCACATATTTTTCATACAGGAATAGAAGAAGTATATCAGTATCTCTCAAGATTTACGGACTGGTATGCATTCGGACATGAGGTGGTAGCAAAGGTCGGGGATCGTCTGATCCCGGTTCCGTTTAATTTAAATACGCTTCATATGGTATATGAAAAGGAAAAAGCAGATGCATTAGAGCAGAAACTGATTGCTGCATACGGAGAGGGAAGCCGCGTGCCGATCATGAAACTGCGGGAAAATGAAGATCCGGACATCCGCGAGATCGCACAGTTTGTGTACGAAAATGTATTTTTAAAATATACCATGAAGCAGTGGGGACAAAAACCGGAGGATATCAGCCCGGAAGTGACAGGCCGTGTGCCGGTGCTGGTTTCTTATGACAACCGCTATTTTCAGGACAAATATCAGGGAGTGCCGAAGGAAGGTTTCACACCGATGTTTGAGCGCATGTTAGACCATGAGAACATCACGGTTGAGACAGGTGTTGACTGTAAAGAGAGATTGCGTTTTGAAGAAAATCAGATTTATTTTGATGGAACACCGTTTGACGGAGAGGTTATCTATACGGGCGCACTGGATGAGTTGTTTGACTGTCAGTTTGGAAGGCTTCCATATCGTTCCTTAAGATTTGACTTTGAACATTATGAGAAAGAATCTTATCAGGGACACAGCGTGGTCAATTACACGGTCAGTGAGGATTTTACAAGAATCACAGAGTTTAAGTATCTGACCGGACAAAAGAACACGGACGGAACCACAATCGTGAAAGAGTATCCGTTTGCCTACACAGGAGCGGAGGGAGAAATTCCTTACTATGCGATATTAGAGCCAAAGAACCAGGAACTCTATGAAAAATATCATGCGCTTGCAGGTGGACTGCCACATTTTTATCTGCTCGGACGACTGGCAGAATACAAATACTATAATATCGATGCGATGACGAAAAAAGCGATGGAACTTGCTGATGCGATCATGGCAGAAAATACAAAAAGATAA
- a CDS encoding A/G-specific adenine glycosylase — protein sequence MLKDYDLKQLVSPLLQWFLNHARVLPWREKPTPYRVWVSEIMLQQTRVEAVKPYFERFTTALPDAKALAVCPEDELLKLWEGLGYYNRVRNMQKAAVEVVENYGGQLPADYEKLLKLKGIGHYTAGAVASIAYGIPVPAVDGNVLRVLTRVSADDTDIMKQSFRNEMEKLLEKLMHGADGRNEKNVFPWMEDADDLRAKVYHQNLAGAFNQALMELGATICVPNGAPLCTECPWKDFCEAKKQELIGQIPVKSKAKPRKIEKKTVLILRDDEKVAIRKRPAKGLLAGLYELPNVEGNMGQEEVLSMVKEMGYAPIRIQPLGEAKHIFSHIEWHMTGYAVRVEEPEMHPQVQCEKNRADGLLFVEAEDAKEKYAIPSAFAAYAKYMNILLGNEKKA from the coding sequence ATGTTAAAAGATTACGACTTAAAGCAACTGGTATCCCCATTATTGCAATGGTTTTTAAATCATGCCCGTGTATTGCCATGGCGAGAGAAACCGACTCCATACCGGGTGTGGGTTTCGGAGATCATGCTCCAGCAGACGAGAGTGGAGGCGGTAAAGCCGTATTTTGAGCGGTTTACCACGGCACTGCCGGATGCAAAGGCACTTGCAGTGTGTCCGGAGGATGAACTTTTAAAGCTTTGGGAGGGGTTAGGTTATTATAACCGTGTCAGGAACATGCAAAAAGCGGCTGTGGAAGTTGTGGAAAATTATGGTGGACAACTTCCGGCAGATTATGAGAAACTGTTGAAACTAAAGGGGATCGGCCATTATACAGCGGGAGCGGTCGCATCTATCGCATACGGAATCCCGGTTCCGGCGGTCGATGGAAATGTGCTCCGTGTTTTAACGCGCGTTTCTGCGGATGATACGGATATCATGAAACAGTCATTCCGTAATGAGATGGAAAAATTATTAGAAAAATTGATGCATGGGGCAGACGGCAGAAATGAAAAAAATGTATTTCCATGGATGGAGGATGCAGATGATCTGAGGGCAAAGGTATATCATCAGAATCTTGCCGGTGCGTTTAACCAGGCACTCATGGAACTTGGAGCAACGATCTGTGTGCCAAACGGTGCACCGCTTTGTACCGAATGTCCATGGAAGGATTTTTGTGAGGCAAAAAAACAGGAACTGATCGGACAGATACCAGTCAAGAGCAAGGCAAAACCGCGAAAGATCGAGAAAAAAACGGTTCTGATTTTAAGGGATGATGAGAAGGTTGCAATCCGGAAAAGACCGGCAAAGGGACTTTTGGCAGGACTGTATGAGCTTCCGAATGTGGAAGGAAATATGGGACAGGAGGAAGTACTTTCCATGGTAAAAGAGATGGGGTATGCACCGATCCGTATTCAGCCGTTAGGTGAGGCGAAACATATTTTTTCCCATATCGAATGGCACATGACAGGTTATGCAGTCCGTGTAGAGGAGCCGGAAATGCATCCACAGGTGCAGTGTGAAAAAAATCGTGCAGATGGATTATTATTTGTGGAAGCAGAAGATGCAAAAGAAAAATATGCTATTCCGTCCGCTTTTGCTGCGTATGCGAAATATATGAACATTCTTCTTGGAAATGAAAAGAAAGCTTAA